A genomic segment from Tistrella mobilis encodes:
- the ccoN gene encoding cytochrome-c oxidase, cbb3-type subunit I — MTATTAVAGHAPAISTPVSSDTIAGYNEAIVRRFAIATVFWAVFGFAAGTWVALLLAFPELNMGLEGSFGRLRPVHTTAVVIAFAGNALFTTSFYVVQRTCRTGLWGGPRLANFVFWGFQAFLVMAIVGYVLGVTQSREYAEPEWYADIWLTIVWLAYMAIFVGTLARRKEPHIYVANWFFLAYIITVAVLHVVNNLAMPVSFVGAKSYSNFSGVQDALIQWWYGHNMVGFLLTAGFIGVMYYFVPKQAERPIYSYRLSIVHFWALIFLYIWAGPHHLHYTALPDWAQTLGAAFSIMLWMPSWGGMINGIMTLSGAWGRLRTDPIMRFLVVAVAFYGMATFEGPLMALKPVNALSHYTDWTVGHVHSGALGWVAFMTFGAFYYLVPRLWRRPLWSMRLVEWHFWIASLAIVLYITAMWVSGIAQGLMWRAYDEFGFLRYSFADSVAMLHPYYVTRALGGVLYLTGGLMFAFNIFMTIRQPAPAILPGASDAAPARGAAPAAGS; from the coding sequence ATGACTGCGACGACAGCCGTGGCGGGCCATGCCCCCGCCATATCCACACCGGTGAGCAGCGACACCATCGCCGGCTATAACGAAGCGATCGTCCGCCGCTTCGCCATCGCCACCGTATTCTGGGCGGTCTTCGGCTTTGCCGCCGGCACCTGGGTGGCCCTGCTGCTGGCCTTCCCCGAGCTGAACATGGGGCTGGAGGGCAGCTTCGGCCGCCTGCGCCCGGTGCACACCACCGCGGTCGTGATCGCCTTTGCCGGCAATGCGCTGTTCACCACCTCGTTCTATGTTGTGCAGCGCACCTGCCGGACCGGCCTCTGGGGCGGCCCGCGGCTGGCGAATTTCGTGTTCTGGGGCTTCCAGGCATTCCTGGTCATGGCCATCGTGGGCTATGTGCTGGGCGTTACCCAGAGCCGCGAATATGCCGAGCCGGAATGGTATGCCGACATCTGGCTGACGATCGTCTGGCTGGCCTATATGGCGATCTTCGTCGGCACGCTGGCGCGCCGGAAGGAACCCCATATCTACGTCGCCAACTGGTTCTTCCTGGCCTACATCATCACCGTCGCGGTGCTGCATGTGGTGAACAACCTGGCGATGCCGGTGTCCTTCGTCGGCGCCAAGAGCTATTCGAACTTCTCGGGCGTGCAGGATGCGCTGATCCAGTGGTGGTACGGCCATAACATGGTCGGCTTCCTGCTCACCGCCGGCTTTATCGGCGTGATGTACTATTTCGTGCCCAAGCAGGCGGAGCGGCCGATCTATTCCTACCGGCTGTCGATCGTCCATTTCTGGGCGCTGATCTTCCTCTATATCTGGGCCGGGCCGCACCACCTGCACTACACCGCCCTGCCCGACTGGGCGCAGACGCTGGGTGCCGCCTTCTCCATCATGCTGTGGATGCCGTCCTGGGGCGGCATGATCAACGGCATCATGACGCTGTCGGGCGCCTGGGGCCGCCTGCGCACCGATCCGATCATGCGTTTCCTGGTCGTGGCCGTGGCCTTCTACGGCATGGCGACCTTCGAAGGCCCGCTGATGGCGCTGAAGCCGGTCAATGCGCTCAGCCATTATACCGACTGGACGGTCGGGCATGTCCATTCGGGCGCCCTCGGCTGGGTCGCCTTCATGACCTTCGGCGCGTTCTACTATCTGGTGCCGCGGCTCTGGCGCCGGCCGCTCTGGTCGATGCGGCTGGTGGAGTGGCATTTCTGGATCGCCTCTCTCGCCATCGTGCTCTACATCACCGCGATGTGGGTTTCGGGCATCGCCCAGGGCCTGATGTGGCGCGCCTATGACGAGTTCGGCTTCCTGCGTTACAGCTTCGCCGACAGCGTCGCCATGCTGCACCCCTATTACGTCACCCGCGCGCTGGGTGGGGTGCTCTATCTGACCGGCGGGCTGATGTTCGCCTTCAACATCTTCATGACCATCCGCCAGCCCGCCCCGGCCATCCTGCCGGGCGCGAGCGATGCCGCGCCTGCGCGTGGCGCCGCGCCGGCTGCGGGTTCCTGA